In a single window of the Streptomyces sp. HUAS ZL42 genome:
- a CDS encoding cytochrome P450 codes for MTQSLLHQILDHANRANPYPIYEQLRKTPVHHEDGGPYVISTYYEIRSLLHDPRISSDARNLASTARDPLAEPAREESALPPGFLRLDPPEHDRLRRMTNRPFGPPHSPHRVDGMRGELHDIVSGLIDGLGDPGRIDLVEQFSYPFPVTVICRLLGVPREDEARFHTWADTLAASLDPDPDADPTERGKGAHDARMELGMYLAGLIEERRTNPGEDMLSQLATAKGEDGPMTTMELLSTAALLLIAGHETTVNLITNGMLTLLRRPDVLERLRADPRLAVPIVEELLRFEPPVQLVPQRTTLADIEVRGVTIPKGASLWLVLASGNRDPQRFEDPDRFDPDRRDIQHLGLGSGIHSCFGAPLARLETQFALSELARRLENPRLLEDPPPYRQNAVLRGPRHLPIACDGIRP; via the coding sequence ATGACGCAATCCTTGCTGCACCAGATCCTGGACCACGCCAACCGCGCCAATCCGTACCCGATCTACGAACAGCTGCGGAAGACGCCGGTACACCACGAAGACGGCGGGCCATACGTCATCAGCACCTACTACGAGATCCGCAGCCTCCTGCACGATCCTCGGATCAGCTCCGACGCCCGCAATCTGGCCTCGACCGCCCGCGACCCGCTGGCCGAACCGGCCCGGGAGGAGAGCGCCCTGCCTCCCGGGTTCCTGCGGCTCGACCCGCCGGAACACGACCGGCTGCGACGCATGACGAACCGGCCCTTCGGCCCGCCGCACTCCCCGCACCGTGTCGACGGTATGCGCGGGGAGCTCCACGACATCGTCTCCGGCCTCATCGACGGCCTCGGCGACCCTGGCCGGATCGACCTGGTGGAGCAGTTCTCGTACCCCTTTCCGGTCACCGTGATCTGCCGGCTGCTCGGGGTGCCGCGCGAGGACGAGGCGCGCTTCCACACCTGGGCGGACACACTCGCCGCGAGCCTGGACCCCGACCCGGACGCGGATCCCACCGAGCGCGGCAAGGGCGCGCACGACGCCCGTATGGAGTTGGGCATGTACCTGGCCGGCCTGATCGAGGAGCGCCGCACGAATCCCGGCGAGGACATGCTCTCCCAGCTGGCGACCGCCAAGGGCGAGGACGGCCCGATGACGACGATGGAGCTGCTCAGCACCGCGGCGCTGCTGTTGATCGCGGGACACGAGACCACCGTCAATCTCATCACCAACGGAATGCTGACCCTGCTGCGCCGTCCCGACGTACTCGAGCGGCTGCGGGCGGATCCTCGGCTGGCGGTGCCCATCGTCGAGGAGCTGCTGCGCTTCGAGCCGCCGGTACAACTGGTGCCACAGCGCACCACCCTCGCCGACATCGAGGTCCGCGGCGTCACCATCCCCAAGGGAGCCTCCCTCTGGCTGGTTCTGGCGTCCGGCAACCGCGACCCTCAGCGCTTCGAGGACCCCGACCGCTTCGACCCGGACCGCCGGGACATCCAGCACCTCGGCCTGGGCAGCGGCATCCACAGCTGCTTCGGCGCACCGCTCGCCCGGCTGGAGACACAGTTCGCCTTGTCGGAGCTGGCCAGGAGGCTGGAAAACCCCCGTCTGCTGGAGGACCCACCCCCGTACCGGCAGAACGCAGTACTGCGCGGGCCACGGCATCTGCCCATCGCGTGCGACGGGATCCGCCCCTAG
- a CDS encoding iron chaperone, whose translation MTNTRKSARSAASTEGKFDGFTAEEREAMKEHAQELKRSARRSPRTAKADAEKDVLAKIAEMADADRALAERLHEIVRSAAPDLSPKLWYGMPAYARDGKVVCFFQSAQKFKTRYATLGFSDQAKLDEGTMWPTAYALTELTAATEAMIVELIGKAAG comes from the coding sequence ATGACGAACACACGGAAGTCCGCCCGGAGCGCTGCCTCGACCGAGGGGAAGTTCGACGGGTTCACGGCCGAGGAACGCGAGGCGATGAAGGAGCACGCCCAGGAGCTGAAGAGGTCCGCGCGACGCAGCCCGCGCACGGCCAAGGCGGACGCCGAGAAGGACGTACTCGCGAAGATCGCCGAGATGGCGGATGCGGACCGCGCCCTCGCCGAGCGGCTCCACGAGATCGTCAGGTCCGCCGCGCCGGACCTCTCGCCGAAGCTGTGGTACGGGATGCCCGCGTACGCCAGGGACGGCAAGGTCGTCTGCTTCTTCCAGAGCGCGCAGAAGTTCAAGACCAGGTACGCCACGCTCGGCTTCAGCGACCAGGCGAAACTCGACGAAGGCACCATGTGGCCCACCGCCTACGCCCTGACGGAGCTGACCGCCGCCACCGAGGCAATGATCGTCGAGCTCATCGGGAAGGCAGCGGGCTGA
- a CDS encoding PP2C family protein-serine/threonine phosphatase, with protein sequence MVSTTNGQQDQAAVSGRSEGLRSLAWGAVVFWLAACTVVLVVSGIAFGRDTRLAPFLVVLPALIAGRGTVRQTSVASVWVTLIIIGSLIDRPLETAGANLVVVVFAMVFSGLSVARAEQRVRHEGEIARLRSAAAALQRQILRPFPLVTDELIVHGLYEPVEEDSRVGGDIYEVVASPYGSRVFIADVQGKGLPAIGAAFAALSTFREAAMAEPTLTAVVDLLEEAVLRHNSFAEHVGERERFVTGVVLSVGSELEVQAINCGHVPPLLLHGEHAGPALRDEPSVPLGLDSLAPGPRTVEWFAFPADSALLLCTDGVTEARDPAGRFYPLEERAAALGSVPVGEVAPTLYRQLQQHTAGARSDDTAVLVLRRRSTAGGH encoded by the coding sequence ATGGTGAGCACCACGAACGGTCAGCAAGACCAGGCCGCTGTGAGTGGCCGGAGCGAAGGCCTCAGGTCTCTCGCCTGGGGCGCCGTGGTGTTCTGGCTCGCGGCGTGCACCGTCGTCCTCGTGGTGAGCGGCATCGCGTTCGGGCGGGACACGCGACTTGCTCCCTTCCTCGTCGTCCTTCCCGCGCTGATCGCCGGGAGGGGCACCGTGCGGCAGACCTCTGTCGCCTCGGTCTGGGTGACCTTGATCATCATCGGCTCTCTGATCGACAGACCGCTGGAGACGGCGGGGGCCAATCTGGTCGTGGTCGTGTTCGCGATGGTGTTCAGCGGCCTGAGCGTGGCCCGTGCGGAGCAGCGCGTCCGCCATGAGGGAGAAATCGCCCGCCTGAGGTCAGCGGCTGCCGCTCTCCAGCGGCAGATTCTGCGGCCGTTTCCCCTGGTGACCGATGAGCTCATCGTCCATGGGCTGTACGAGCCCGTGGAGGAGGACAGCCGGGTCGGGGGCGACATCTACGAGGTGGTGGCCTCACCGTACGGCAGTCGTGTCTTCATCGCCGACGTCCAGGGCAAGGGCCTGCCGGCCATAGGCGCCGCCTTCGCCGCACTGAGTACTTTCCGGGAGGCCGCGATGGCGGAGCCGACGCTCACCGCCGTGGTCGACCTTCTCGAGGAGGCTGTTCTGCGGCACAACTCCTTCGCCGAGCACGTGGGTGAGCGTGAGCGCTTCGTCACCGGCGTGGTTCTCAGCGTCGGCTCCGAGCTGGAGGTCCAGGCGATCAACTGCGGTCACGTTCCGCCCCTGCTTCTGCATGGTGAACACGCCGGGCCGGCGCTGCGGGACGAGCCGAGTGTCCCGTTGGGGCTGGACTCCCTGGCTCCCGGACCACGCACCGTCGAATGGTTCGCCTTCCCTGCGGACAGCGCTCTGCTGTTGTGCACGGACGGAGTCACCGAGGCCCGCGACCCGGCGGGCAGGTTCTATCCGCTGGAGGAACGCGCGGCGGCGTTGGGGAGTGTCCCGGTCGGCGAGGTGGCTCCGACTCTCTACCGGCAGCTTCAACAGCACACCGCCGGCGCCCGCAGCGACGACACCGCTGTCCTGGTCCTCCGTAGGAGATCCACGGCAGGAGGGCACTGA
- a CDS encoding nuclear transport factor 2 family protein, whose translation MTDRPQDVVEAAFRHYRSQDRAAALPLYSDDFTFTSPRDDHIDKAAFFDRCFPTADRMTDQRLLHVTPADDEIVLVHYEYELTSGGRYRNVEAITVREGLIREVQVFFGGRV comes from the coding sequence ATGACCGACCGTCCGCAGGACGTCGTAGAGGCCGCCTTCCGCCACTACAGGTCGCAGGACCGAGCCGCGGCCCTGCCCCTCTACTCCGACGACTTCACCTTCACCAGCCCGCGGGACGACCACATCGACAAGGCGGCGTTCTTCGACCGGTGCTTTCCGACGGCCGACCGGATGACGGACCAGCGGCTGCTGCACGTCACCCCGGCCGACGACGAGATCGTCCTCGTCCACTACGAGTACGAGCTCACGTCGGGCGGGCGGTACCGCAACGTCGAGGCGATCACGGTGCGAGAGGGGCTCATCCGCGAGGTGCAGGTGTTCTTCGGCGGCAGGGTGTGA
- a CDS encoding NAD(P)/FAD-dependent oxidoreductase: MIGDGSLERFRREGRIVVVGASLAGLRAAETLRDKGFAGSLTMIGDEPHEPYDRPPLSKQVLLGKAAAERTALPRLRSVDATWRLGVPAAGLDMAARRVRLADGDEVPYDRLLIATGVRAHPWPREAEAQLDGVFVLRTRDDSAALARRLEAGPKRVLVIGAGFTGSEIASACRERGLAVTVAERGAAPLVGALGGVVGAVAAEMQREHGVDLRCGVMVTALEGDASGRVRAAQLSDGSTVETDVVIVSLGATRNTEWLAGSGLGAGPRGIACDAGCRAFDIRGIVTDDIYAAGDVARCPHPLFGYQFLSLEHWGNAVSQARIAAHNMISESTDRIPHMEVPAFWSSQFGVNIKSVGVPSLGTEILISQGSLKDHRFLGVYGYQGRVIGAVAFDHARWLPFYQELIETTAPFPPSFPTVDRRSDGQRPIDADFPDPSVPTHGPTVTLGGYSPADRRMTFTPAH; encoded by the coding sequence GTGATCGGTGACGGATCCCTGGAACGGTTCAGACGCGAGGGCCGCATCGTCGTCGTCGGCGCCTCACTGGCGGGCCTGCGGGCCGCGGAAACCCTGCGCGACAAGGGGTTCGCGGGCTCCCTGACGATGATCGGCGACGAGCCCCACGAGCCGTACGACCGGCCCCCGCTGTCCAAGCAGGTCCTGCTGGGCAAGGCGGCCGCGGAGCGCACGGCGCTACCGAGGCTCCGTTCCGTCGACGCGACGTGGCGGCTGGGCGTCCCGGCCGCCGGCCTGGACATGGCCGCCAGACGGGTGCGGCTGGCCGACGGCGACGAGGTGCCGTACGACCGGCTGCTGATCGCCACCGGGGTACGAGCGCACCCGTGGCCGCGCGAGGCCGAGGCGCAACTCGACGGCGTCTTCGTCCTGCGGACCCGCGACGACAGTGCCGCGCTCGCGCGGCGGCTCGAGGCCGGCCCCAAGCGGGTCCTCGTCATCGGGGCCGGGTTCACCGGTTCGGAGATCGCCTCCGCCTGCCGCGAACGCGGCCTTGCCGTCACCGTCGCCGAGCGCGGCGCGGCGCCCCTGGTCGGCGCTCTCGGCGGGGTGGTCGGCGCGGTCGCCGCCGAGATGCAGCGCGAGCACGGTGTGGACCTGCGGTGCGGGGTCATGGTGACCGCTCTGGAGGGCGATGCCTCGGGACGGGTGCGCGCCGCGCAGCTGTCCGACGGCTCCACCGTGGAGACCGACGTGGTGATCGTCTCGCTCGGCGCCACCCGCAACACCGAATGGCTCGCCGGATCCGGACTCGGGGCAGGCCCCCGAGGCATCGCGTGCGACGCCGGCTGCCGCGCCTTCGACATCCGCGGAATCGTCACCGACGACATCTATGCGGCGGGCGACGTCGCACGCTGCCCGCACCCCCTGTTCGGCTACCAGTTCCTGTCTCTGGAGCACTGGGGCAACGCCGTCTCCCAGGCCCGGATCGCGGCGCACAACATGATCAGCGAGAGCACCGACCGCATCCCCCACATGGAAGTGCCGGCCTTCTGGTCCTCGCAGTTCGGAGTCAACATCAAGTCGGTCGGGGTGCCGTCGCTGGGGACGGAGATCCTCATCTCGCAGGGATCGCTCAAGGATCACCGGTTCCTGGGCGTCTACGGGTATCAGGGGCGCGTCATCGGCGCGGTCGCCTTCGACCACGCCCGGTGGCTGCCGTTCTACCAGGAGCTGATCGAGACCACCGCGCCGTTCCCGCCGTCGTTCCCCACGGTCGACCGGCGCTCGGACGGACAGCGGCCGATCGACGCCGACTTCCCCGATCCTTCGGTCCCCACTCACGGCCCCACCGTGACACTCGGCGGCTACTCGCCGGCCGACCGCCGGATGACGTTCACCCCCGCGCACTGA
- a CDS encoding LuxR C-terminal-related transcriptional regulator, giving the protein MSSPVISARESEVLALLGQHLSNAEIAAQLFISVRTVESHVSALLRKLQVPDRRALSRRAAELARAEQPRPVPALPAPLTAFIGRVRERAELAEAVKTRRQVTAVGPGGVGKTRLALAVATEAAGDFVDGVWFVDLAPVTDPGRVGAAVAAAVGVGEQPGRGIDEALLATLADRQALLVLDNCEQIRDGVAPFLERLLTACPRLRVLATSRARMMVPFEWVFPVPPLSWAGGGDSEAVTLFMERAAAVGRPPDPSVRDRIAAICERLDGMALAIELAAARWPTLGLDGLTAGLSDQLRILAGGPRADDRHRSVRAALDWSHDLLQPQDQALLRRISVFVMPFTAEAATAVAAFAPLDPAAVADGLGSLAEQSLLTAAPSATGTRYQALETIRQYGAERLADAGESTDVRSRHVGWCLADANALTGGEGADWRARFDAMAEDLRAALTWAADQPEQRADACRLALSLAELTFTRNLLGEAQQRFEQAAALADDAAGAAALREAAGVAGCRRLGDDMFRLHRAAAEAARRVGDTTGAGRDLAAAATVAYRFSSEFTRIPAADEVTAVLRAARELSGDGDPAAEAAVALAEAAVIADAFGSVQGDADNTAHETVRCAEKAVELARRAGDPVAESAALDALSGARTWAGESFGAAAAARRRIDILASVPHTPASTHEHMDALAMAAGTALGVGELARARQWGRELADHPLFAEVGHHATSWLLIADAFAGRAGDVLTRSVRFMDAWKQSGRQRSFSLGPAAASVAMIHGLRGDHDARASWLAIVDQAGTASEHRHGYGAVFDAMVLLHHGDPDAALERVAPEPEQVWKWVSWIWLHWYVALRAEASVLAGHPDARDRIEAARSVVAGNPVATAQLERAQALLDGDVTRQLAAAAAFDAAGCHYQSARTLLLAGNGHAAAGTAALAGLGLAPACG; this is encoded by the coding sequence GTGTCCAGTCCAGTGATCTCGGCTCGGGAATCCGAAGTGCTCGCGCTGCTCGGGCAGCACCTCAGCAACGCGGAGATCGCCGCGCAGCTGTTCATCTCCGTGCGCACGGTCGAGTCCCACGTCTCCGCGCTGCTGCGCAAGCTTCAGGTGCCGGACCGGCGGGCGCTCTCCCGGCGCGCGGCCGAACTCGCCCGCGCCGAGCAGCCACGCCCGGTACCAGCCCTCCCGGCACCCCTGACAGCGTTCATCGGCCGGGTACGGGAGCGCGCGGAGCTGGCCGAGGCGGTGAAGACACGTCGGCAGGTGACCGCCGTCGGTCCGGGCGGGGTGGGGAAGACCCGGCTCGCGCTGGCGGTGGCGACGGAGGCGGCCGGCGACTTCGTCGACGGGGTGTGGTTCGTCGACCTGGCCCCAGTCACCGACCCGGGGCGGGTGGGGGCGGCGGTCGCGGCGGCCGTGGGTGTGGGGGAGCAGCCCGGGCGTGGTATCGACGAGGCGCTGCTGGCCACGCTGGCGGACCGCCAGGCGCTGCTCGTGCTGGACAACTGCGAGCAGATACGCGACGGGGTGGCGCCGTTCCTGGAACGGCTGCTGACGGCCTGCCCCCGGTTGCGGGTGCTCGCCACGAGCCGGGCCCGGATGATGGTGCCCTTCGAGTGGGTCTTCCCGGTTCCGCCGCTGTCCTGGGCCGGCGGTGGCGATTCGGAGGCCGTGACCCTGTTCATGGAACGGGCGGCGGCGGTCGGCCGGCCGCCGGATCCCTCGGTACGCGACCGGATCGCGGCCATCTGCGAACGGCTCGACGGGATGGCGCTGGCGATCGAGCTGGCGGCGGCACGGTGGCCCACGCTCGGACTGGACGGCCTCACGGCCGGCCTCTCCGACCAGCTGCGGATCCTCGCCGGGGGACCTCGCGCGGACGACAGGCACCGGTCGGTGCGGGCGGCGCTGGACTGGAGCCACGACCTGCTTCAGCCGCAGGATCAGGCGCTGCTGCGCCGGATTTCGGTGTTCGTCATGCCGTTCACCGCTGAGGCGGCCACCGCGGTGGCCGCCTTCGCCCCGCTGGATCCGGCCGCGGTCGCCGACGGGCTCGGCAGCCTCGCCGAACAGAGCCTGCTCACCGCGGCACCCTCCGCGACCGGCACCCGGTACCAGGCGCTGGAGACCATCCGTCAGTACGGCGCGGAGCGGCTCGCCGACGCCGGTGAATCGACGGACGTCCGATCCCGCCACGTGGGGTGGTGCCTGGCCGACGCGAACGCCCTCACGGGAGGTGAAGGCGCGGACTGGCGTGCGCGGTTCGACGCGATGGCGGAGGACCTGAGAGCCGCCCTGACCTGGGCCGCCGACCAGCCGGAGCAGCGTGCGGACGCCTGCCGTCTGGCCCTGTCCCTGGCCGAGTTGACCTTCACCCGCAACCTGCTCGGCGAGGCCCAGCAGCGGTTCGAGCAGGCGGCCGCGCTCGCCGATGACGCCGCCGGTGCGGCGGCGCTGCGGGAGGCCGCGGGGGTGGCCGGTTGCCGCAGGCTCGGCGACGACATGTTCCGCCTGCATCGTGCCGCCGCGGAGGCCGCGCGCCGGGTTGGTGACACCACCGGCGCCGGCCGTGACCTGGCGGCCGCAGCCACCGTCGCGTACCGCTTCTCCAGCGAGTTCACACGGATCCCCGCCGCGGACGAGGTGACCGCGGTGCTCAGGGCGGCGCGAGAGCTGTCCGGCGACGGCGACCCGGCGGCCGAGGCGGCCGTCGCGCTGGCCGAGGCGGCGGTGATCGCGGATGCCTTCGGCTCGGTCCAGGGAGATGCGGACAACACCGCGCACGAGACGGTCAGGTGCGCCGAGAAGGCCGTCGAGCTCGCCCGGCGGGCGGGCGACCCGGTGGCTGAGTCCGCCGCTCTCGACGCGCTCTCCGGCGCCCGGACCTGGGCCGGTGAGTCGTTCGGCGCCGCGGCTGCCGCCCGGCGCCGCATCGACATTCTGGCTTCGGTGCCGCACACACCCGCCAGTACGCACGAGCACATGGACGCCCTCGCCATGGCCGCCGGAACCGCTCTCGGCGTGGGTGAGCTGGCGCGGGCACGCCAGTGGGGCAGGGAGCTCGCCGACCACCCGCTGTTCGCCGAGGTGGGCCATCACGCAACGTCCTGGCTGCTGATCGCGGACGCGTTCGCGGGCCGTGCCGGCGACGTACTCACCCGCAGCGTGAGATTCATGGATGCGTGGAAGCAGAGCGGCCGGCAGCGGTCGTTCTCGCTCGGCCCGGCCGCCGCGTCGGTAGCGATGATCCACGGCCTGCGCGGCGACCACGACGCCCGGGCAAGCTGGCTCGCGATCGTCGACCAGGCGGGCACCGCGTCGGAGCACCGGCACGGCTACGGTGCGGTCTTCGACGCCATGGTCCTGCTTCATCACGGGGACCCGGACGCGGCCCTGGAGCGGGTCGCACCGGAGCCGGAACAGGTGTGGAAATGGGTCTCCTGGATCTGGCTGCACTGGTACGTGGCGCTGCGGGCGGAGGCCTCGGTGCTCGCCGGGCACCCGGACGCCCGGGACCGGATCGAGGCCGCCCGGAGTGTTGTCGCCGGCAACCCGGTCGCCACCGCCCAGCTGGAGCGGGCTCAGGCGCTGCTGGACGGCGACGTGACACGGCAGCTCGCCGCGGCAGCGGCATTCGACGCGGCCGGCTGCCACTACCAGTCGGCGCGCACGCTGCTGCTCGCCGGGAACGGCCATGCCGCAGCCGGTACGGCTGCGCTCGCCGGCCTTGGCCTCGCTCCCGCGTGCGGATGA
- a CDS encoding pyridoxamine 5'-phosphate oxidase family protein: MDSHAGDPRPRAVRRRDTEHRLTHDVDVWVASAATDGAPYLVPLSFDWDGETLLVATPADSPTGRNLTATRMTRLGLGHTRDVSMIEGEVEVLEIEALPQQRGDRFAVRTGFDPRTLATPYRWFRITPRRIQAWREADELPGRELMRDGGWLG; encoded by the coding sequence ATGGACTCTCACGCCGGCGACCCGCGCCCCCGCGCTGTGCGTCGCCGCGACACCGAGCACCGGCTCACCCATGACGTCGACGTCTGGGTGGCCAGTGCCGCCACGGACGGCGCCCCCTATCTGGTGCCGCTGTCCTTCGACTGGGACGGCGAGACGCTGCTGGTGGCCACCCCGGCCGACAGCCCGACCGGCAGAAACCTGACCGCCACACGGATGACGCGGCTGGGGCTGGGCCACACGCGCGACGTGTCCATGATCGAAGGCGAGGTCGAGGTCCTCGAGATCGAGGCACTGCCGCAGCAGCGGGGTGACCGGTTTGCCGTGCGCACCGGCTTCGACCCGCGCACACTGGCCACGCCGTACCGCTGGTTCCGTATCACCCCGCGCCGCATCCAGGCCTGGCGCGAGGCGGACGAGTTGCCGGGTCGTGAACTCATGCGTGACGGCGGCTGGCTCGGCTGA
- a CDS encoding ferredoxin translates to MVRIAVDLNRCQGYAQCAFLAPEVFAMHGEEALLYDPEADEAQGEKLAQAAAACPVQAVVVDAVDASAEAVPGDR, encoded by the coding sequence TTGGTAAGGATTGCCGTCGACCTGAACCGCTGTCAGGGGTACGCGCAGTGCGCCTTCCTCGCCCCCGAGGTCTTCGCCATGCATGGCGAGGAGGCGCTGCTGTACGACCCGGAGGCCGACGAGGCCCAGGGCGAGAAGCTGGCGCAGGCCGCCGCTGCCTGCCCTGTCCAGGCCGTCGTGGTCGATGCCGTGGACGCATCGGCCGAGGCGGTGCCCGGTGATCGGTGA